A window from Candidatus Paceibacterota bacterium encodes these proteins:
- a CDS encoding class D sortase, with the protein MTKKIPEKKIKITLLILGVFLSLIIILGCFYISKNIEIDNKDYFFRPRKEDKVSSVIKNFGIKIDKINVFAPIVKNVDGANKNIYKRELKKGVAHMKGTAFPGEGSNIFIFGHSSSEIGWGKYAKIFAKLGELKVGENIIIYYKNKKYHYEVFDKEIIEKTEISVTKPTKKEQLTLMTCWPIGTAKKRLIIKAKLPD; encoded by the coding sequence ATGACAAAAAAAATTCCAGAAAAAAAGATAAAAATTACTCTTTTGATTTTAGGTGTTTTTTTATCTTTAATTATAATTTTGGGTTGTTTTTATATATCAAAAAATATTGAAATAGATAATAAGGATTATTTTTTTCGTCCAAGAAAAGAAGACAAGGTTAGCTCGGTTATAAAAAATTTTGGTATTAAAATTGATAAAATTAATGTTTTTGCCCCTATTGTAAAAAATGTAGATGGTGCAAATAAAAATATTTATAAAAGAGAATTGAAAAAAGGAGTTGCTCATATGAAAGGCACGGCGTTTCCCGGCGAGGGAAGTAATATTTTTATTTTCGGACATTCGAGTTCTGAAATAGGATGGGGTAAATATGCAAAAATTTTTGCAAAACTTGGAGAGTTAAAAGTTGGAGAAAATATTATTATTTACTATAAAAATAAAAAATATCATTATGAAGTTTTTGATAAAGAAATAATTGAAAAAACAGAAATTAGCGTTACAAAGCCGACGAAAAAAGAACAACTAACCTTAATGACTTGTTGGCCGATAGGGACTGCAAAGAAAAGATTAATAATAAAAGCCAAATTGCCGGATTAG